Proteins co-encoded in one Papaver somniferum cultivar HN1 chromosome 5, ASM357369v1, whole genome shotgun sequence genomic window:
- the LOC113283415 gene encoding uncharacterized protein LOC113283415 isoform X1, with translation MKRFAACCFIGPSSKSRRRTKTLKQKDHLQESKEVMENPQDNNAGNAKPEETREIQEQPQPRNADNTNSEEIGEIQENPQSSKNSLEISSANNIILNHDFSGGLDSWHPNSCDAFVVSEESGYLEGVAANSGSKYVVTKNRKECWQGLEQDITSSVSTGLIYKVSACVRVSSSPPKLAKVVATLKLEYQDSPTNYLFVGRVTASHERWENLTGTFYLETMPSRVVLFLEGPEPGVDLLIDSVVCERMDNNIIHNHDFSGGLSSWHTNFCDGLLVTRETGYREGISANTGSNYAVITNRKESWQGLEQDITSRVSPALTYKVSACVRVSSSPPELAKVVATLKLEYQDSPTNYLFVGRVSASHERWENLTGTFCLETMPSRVVLYLEGPEPGVDLLIDSVVCESTSNNIIHNHDFSGGLSSWHPNLCDGLFVTRESGNHEGISANTGSNYAVITNRKECWQGLEQDITTRVLPGSTYSVSACVRVSSSHEEPSKVIATLKLENEDSSTSYLFIGRASASKERWESLTGTFTLEAMPKRVVFFLEGPDPGVDLLIDSVVVSSYIVSKCQPEIAKPFNDGDKNRDESIILNPRFEDGLNNWSARSCKILVQESMGDGKIVPSSGRYFASATERTQIWNGIQQDITGRVQRKLAYEVNAVVRIFGNNVTTADLRATLFVQIPNQHDQYIGIANLQATDKNWVQLQGKFLLNSSPSKVVVYLEGPPPGTDILVNSFLIKHAAKLPPSPRPPNKNVPYGVNAIRNTNLNDGLNGWFPLGQCTLSIGTGSPRIVPQMARDSLGAYEPLSGRYILVTNRTQTWMGPAQMITDELNTYLTYQVSAWVRLGSGITSPQNVNIALSVDGQWVNGGQTEIGDDRWHEIGGSFRVEKQPSKTMVYIQGPSAGVDLMIAGLQIFPVDRRARFKHLRRQTDKLRKRDVVLKFSGSPTSDTFVKVKQTQNSFPFGTCISRTNIDNEDFVDFFVKNFNWAVFGNELKWYWTEAQQGNFNYNDADDLLDLCAKHNIDVRGHCIFWDVQYNVQPWVQSLNNTDLMTAVQNRLKGLLTRYKGKFRHYDVNNEMLHGSYFPDRLGKDIRSFMFKSANQLDPSATLFVNDYHVEDGCDTRSYPEKYIQQILGLQEQGAPVGGIGIQGHIDNPVGPLVCSALDKLGILGLPIWFTELDVSAENEYVRADDLEVMLREAFAHPAVEGIVLWGFWELFMSRDHAHLVDAEGNVNQAGKRYLALKKEWLSNAHGHIDDQGEFKFRGFQGSYDIEIMTYSKKAVKKFVVDKGDSPLVVTIDL, from the exons ATGAAGAGGTTCGCGGCTTGTTGTTTCATCGGTCCATCTTCTAAATCTCGAAGAAGAACAAAAACCCTTAAACAAAAGGATCATTTGCAG GAATCTAAAGAAGTTATGGAAAACCCACAAGACAACAATGCAGGCAATGCTAAACCTGAG GAAACCAGAGAAATTCAGGAGCAGCCACAACCAAGAAATGCAGACAATACTAATTCTGAG GAAATCGGAGAAATTCAGGAGAACCCACAATCAAGCAAGAACAGTTTGGAG ATTAGTTCTGCCAACAACATCATCCTTAACCATGACTTCTCTGGAGGATTAGATTCCTGGCACCCAAATTCTTGTGATGCATTTGTTGTTTCGGAAGAATCGGGTTATCTGGAAGGAGTAGCAGCAAACTCGGGATCAAAATATGTTGTTACAAAAAATCGCAAAGAATGCTGGCAAGGCTTGGAGCAAGATATTACAAGCAGTGTTTCAACGGGTCTAATTTACAAAGTCTCTGCTTGTGTTAGAGTCTCAAGCTCTCCTCCGAAACTTGCTAAAGTCGTTGCTACTTTGAAACTAGAATACCAAGATTCACCAACTAATTACTTATTTGTTGGGAG AGTTACTGCATCTCATGAGCGATGGGAAAATTTGACGGGTACATTTTATCTGGAAACCATGCCTAGTAGAGTTGTTTTATTTTTGGAAGGGCCTGAACCAGGTGTGGACCTACTCATAGATTCAGTTGTGTGTGAG CGTATGGACAACAACATCATCCATAACCATGACTTTTCTGGAGGACTTAGTTCTTGGCATACCAATTTTTGTGATGGGCTTCTTGTTACAAGAGAAACGGGTTATCGTGAAGGAATATCAGCAAACACAGGCTCAAATTACGCTGTCATTACAAATCGCAAAGAAAGTTGGCAAGGCTTGGAGCAAGATATTACAAGCAGAGTTTCACCGGCtctaacctacaaggtctcagcTTGTGTTAGAGTCTCAAGCTCTCCTCCGGAACTTGCTAAAGTCGTTGCTACATTGAAACTAGAATACCAAGATTCACCAACTAATTACCTATTTGTTGGGAG AGTTTCTGCATCTCATGAGCGATGGGAAAATTTGACGGGTACATTTTGTCTGGAAACTATGCCCAGTAGAGTTGTTTTATATTTGGAAGGGCCTGAACCAGGAGTAGACCTACTCATAGATTCTGTTGTGTGTGAG AGTACATCCAACAACATCATCCATAACCATGACTTTTCGGGAGGACTTAGTTCTTGGCATCCCAATTTGTGTGATGGGCTTTTTGTTACAAGAGAATCGGGTAATCATGAAGGGATATCAGCGAACACAGGCTCAAATTACGCTGTCATTACAAATCGCAAAGAATGCTGGCAAGGCTTGGAGCAGGATATTACAACTAGAGTTTTACCAGGTTCTACTTACTCGGTATCTGCCTGTGTTAGAGTCTCAAGCTCCCATGAAGAACCTTCTAAAGTGATCGCTACCTTAAAACTCGAAAACGAAGATTCATCAACTAGTTACTTATTTATCGGGAG AGCTTCTGCGTCGAAGGAGCGTTGGGAAAGCTTGACAGGCACATTTACCCTGGAAGCAATGCCCAAGAGAGTGGTTTTCTTTCTGGAAGGGCCTGATCCAGGTGTAGATCTACTCATAGATTCTGTTGTAGTCTCCTCCTACATTGTCAGCAAGTGTCAG CCTGAAATTGCTAAACCTTTCAATGATGGAGATAAGAATAGAGATGAGAGTATCATACTGAACCCTCGATTTGAGGATGGCCTTAACAATTGGTCTGCAAGAAGCTGTAAGATTCTCGTACAGGAATCCATGGGAGATGGTAAAATAGTTCCATCATCTGGAAGATACTTTGCTTCTGCAACGGAAAGAACACAGATCTGGAATGGGATTCAGCAGGACATAACTGGAAGGGTGCAACGGAAACTTGCCTATGAGGTAAATGCTGTAGTTCGGATTTTCGGGAACAATGTCACTACTGCCGATCTCCGTGCAACGTTGTTTGTTCAAATACCGAACCAGCATGACCAATACATAGGCATTGCCAA CTTGCAGGCAACTGATAAGAACTGGGTACAGTTGCAAGGGAAGTTCCTTCTCAACAGTTCGCCTTCAAAGGTAGTCGTTTATTTGGAAGGGCCACCTCCAGGAACTGACATTCTTGTAAATAGTTTCCTAATAAAACATGCAGCAAAACTGCCTCCTTCACCTCGTCCACCTAATAAG AATGTGCCTTATGGTGTGAATGCAATTCGGAACACTAATCTTAATGATGGCCTAAATGGGTGGTTTCCACTTGGTCAATGTACTTTGTCCATTGGTACTGGTTCACCTCGTATAGTTCCTCAAATGGCAAGAGATTCCCTTGGAGCCTATGAACCTCTAAGTGGTCGCTATATTCTTGTGACGAACCGAACACAAACCTGGATGGGGCCAGCTCAAATGATCACAGATGAACTGAATACCTACTTAACATACCAAGTATCTGCTTGGGTTCGACTTGGTTCTGGAATAACTAGCCCTCAAAATGTGAATATTGCTCTTAGTGTTGATGGTCAGTGGGTCAATGGGGGTCAAACTGAAATTGGGGATGACCGGTGGCATGAAATTGGGGGTTCTTTTAGGGTCGAGAAGCAGCCTTCTAAAACTATGGTTTACATTCAAGGTCCTTCTGCAGGTGTTGACTTGATGATAGCAGGACTTCagattttcccagttgatagGAGAGCAAGATTTAAACACTTAAGGAGGCAGACGGATAAG TTACGCAAACGTGACGTCGTTTTGAAATTCTCTGGATCGCCTACTTCAGACACCTTTGTTAAagtcaaacaaacacaaaacAGTTTCCCCTTCGGAACATGCATTAGTAGAACCAACATAGACAATGAAgactttgttgatttctttgtaaAGAATTTCAACTGGGCTGTGTTTGGAAACGAGTTGAAGTGGTATTGGACAGAGGCACAGCAAGGTAACTTCAATTACAACGATGCTGATGACCTACTGGATTTATGCGCAAAGCACAATATAGATGTCAGAGGTCATTGCATCTTCTGGGATGTTCAATACAATGTCCAACCTTGGGTTCAATCGTTGAACAACACTGATCTAATGACCGCGGTTCAAAATCGTCTAAAAGGTCTTCTAACACGCTACAAGGGTAAATTCAGACACTACGATGTGAACAATGAGATGCTTCATGGATCTTACTTCCCAGATAGGTTGGGAAAGGATATCAGGTCTTTTATGTTCAAAAGTGCAAACCAACTTGATCCATCTGCAACTCTTTTTGTGAATGATTATCATGTGGAGGATGGATGTGATACTAGGTCTTATCCAGAGAAATACATTCAACAAATTCTTGGTTTGCAAGAGCAAGGTGCACCTGTGGGGGGAATTGGAATTCAAGGACATATTGATAATCCTGTGGGACCTCTAGTCTGTTCTGCCTTGGATAAGCTGGGAATTCTTGGGCTTCCGATTTGGTTCACAGAATTGGACGTCTCTGCGGAAAATGAATATGTCAGGGCTGATGATTTGGAGGTTATGCTCCGTGAAGCGTTTGCTCATCCTGCTGTTGAAGGAATTGTATTGTGGGGATTTTGGGAGCTTTTTATGAGTCGAGATCATGCACACTTGGTTGATGCTGAAGGTAATGTTAACCAAGCAGGTAAGAGGTACCTTGCGCTCAAGAAAGAGTGGCTATCTAATGCCCATGGGCATATTGATGATCAAGGAGAGTTCAAGTTTAGAGGCTTCCAGGGGTCATATGATATTGAAATCATGACTTACTCGAAGAAAGCTGTTAAGAAGTTTGTTGTTGATAAAGGTGATTCACCACTGGTTGTGACTATTGATTTGTAG
- the LOC113283415 gene encoding uncharacterized protein LOC113283415 isoform X2 has protein sequence MKRFAACCFIGPSSKSRRRTKTLKQKDHLQESKEVMENPQDNNAGNAKPEETREIQEQPQPRNADNTNSEEIGEIQENPQSSKNSLEISSANNIILNHDFSGGLDSWHPNSCDAFVVSEESGYLEGVAANSGSKYVVTKNRKECWQGLEQDITSSVSTGLIYKVSACVRVSSSPPKLAKVVATLKLEYQDSPTNYLFVGRVSASHERWENLTGTFCLETMPSRVVLYLEGPEPGVDLLIDSVVCESTSNNIIHNHDFSGGLSSWHPNLCDGLFVTRESGNHEGISANTGSNYAVITNRKECWQGLEQDITTRVLPGSTYSVSACVRVSSSHEEPSKVIATLKLENEDSSTSYLFIGRASASKERWESLTGTFTLEAMPKRVVFFLEGPDPGVDLLIDSVVVSSYIVSKCQPEIAKPFNDGDKNRDESIILNPRFEDGLNNWSARSCKILVQESMGDGKIVPSSGRYFASATERTQIWNGIQQDITGRVQRKLAYEVNAVVRIFGNNVTTADLRATLFVQIPNQHDQYIGIANLQATDKNWVQLQGKFLLNSSPSKVVVYLEGPPPGTDILVNSFLIKHAAKLPPSPRPPNKNVPYGVNAIRNTNLNDGLNGWFPLGQCTLSIGTGSPRIVPQMARDSLGAYEPLSGRYILVTNRTQTWMGPAQMITDELNTYLTYQVSAWVRLGSGITSPQNVNIALSVDGQWVNGGQTEIGDDRWHEIGGSFRVEKQPSKTMVYIQGPSAGVDLMIAGLQIFPVDRRARFKHLRRQTDKLRKRDVVLKFSGSPTSDTFVKVKQTQNSFPFGTCISRTNIDNEDFVDFFVKNFNWAVFGNELKWYWTEAQQGNFNYNDADDLLDLCAKHNIDVRGHCIFWDVQYNVQPWVQSLNNTDLMTAVQNRLKGLLTRYKGKFRHYDVNNEMLHGSYFPDRLGKDIRSFMFKSANQLDPSATLFVNDYHVEDGCDTRSYPEKYIQQILGLQEQGAPVGGIGIQGHIDNPVGPLVCSALDKLGILGLPIWFTELDVSAENEYVRADDLEVMLREAFAHPAVEGIVLWGFWELFMSRDHAHLVDAEGNVNQAGKRYLALKKEWLSNAHGHIDDQGEFKFRGFQGSYDIEIMTYSKKAVKKFVVDKGDSPLVVTIDL, from the exons ATGAAGAGGTTCGCGGCTTGTTGTTTCATCGGTCCATCTTCTAAATCTCGAAGAAGAACAAAAACCCTTAAACAAAAGGATCATTTGCAG GAATCTAAAGAAGTTATGGAAAACCCACAAGACAACAATGCAGGCAATGCTAAACCTGAG GAAACCAGAGAAATTCAGGAGCAGCCACAACCAAGAAATGCAGACAATACTAATTCTGAG GAAATCGGAGAAATTCAGGAGAACCCACAATCAAGCAAGAACAGTTTGGAG ATTAGTTCTGCCAACAACATCATCCTTAACCATGACTTCTCTGGAGGATTAGATTCCTGGCACCCAAATTCTTGTGATGCATTTGTTGTTTCGGAAGAATCGGGTTATCTGGAAGGAGTAGCAGCAAACTCGGGATCAAAATATGTTGTTACAAAAAATCGCAAAGAATGCTGGCAAGGCTTGGAGCAAGATATTACAAGCAGTGTTTCAACGGGTCTAATTTACAAAGTCTCTGCTTGTGTTAGAGTCTCAAGCTCTCCTCCGAAACTTGCTAAAGTCGTTGCTACTTTGAAACTAGAATACCAAGATTCACCAACTAATTACTTATTTGTTGGGAG AGTTTCTGCATCTCATGAGCGATGGGAAAATTTGACGGGTACATTTTGTCTGGAAACTATGCCCAGTAGAGTTGTTTTATATTTGGAAGGGCCTGAACCAGGAGTAGACCTACTCATAGATTCTGTTGTGTGTGAG AGTACATCCAACAACATCATCCATAACCATGACTTTTCGGGAGGACTTAGTTCTTGGCATCCCAATTTGTGTGATGGGCTTTTTGTTACAAGAGAATCGGGTAATCATGAAGGGATATCAGCGAACACAGGCTCAAATTACGCTGTCATTACAAATCGCAAAGAATGCTGGCAAGGCTTGGAGCAGGATATTACAACTAGAGTTTTACCAGGTTCTACTTACTCGGTATCTGCCTGTGTTAGAGTCTCAAGCTCCCATGAAGAACCTTCTAAAGTGATCGCTACCTTAAAACTCGAAAACGAAGATTCATCAACTAGTTACTTATTTATCGGGAG AGCTTCTGCGTCGAAGGAGCGTTGGGAAAGCTTGACAGGCACATTTACCCTGGAAGCAATGCCCAAGAGAGTGGTTTTCTTTCTGGAAGGGCCTGATCCAGGTGTAGATCTACTCATAGATTCTGTTGTAGTCTCCTCCTACATTGTCAGCAAGTGTCAG CCTGAAATTGCTAAACCTTTCAATGATGGAGATAAGAATAGAGATGAGAGTATCATACTGAACCCTCGATTTGAGGATGGCCTTAACAATTGGTCTGCAAGAAGCTGTAAGATTCTCGTACAGGAATCCATGGGAGATGGTAAAATAGTTCCATCATCTGGAAGATACTTTGCTTCTGCAACGGAAAGAACACAGATCTGGAATGGGATTCAGCAGGACATAACTGGAAGGGTGCAACGGAAACTTGCCTATGAGGTAAATGCTGTAGTTCGGATTTTCGGGAACAATGTCACTACTGCCGATCTCCGTGCAACGTTGTTTGTTCAAATACCGAACCAGCATGACCAATACATAGGCATTGCCAA CTTGCAGGCAACTGATAAGAACTGGGTACAGTTGCAAGGGAAGTTCCTTCTCAACAGTTCGCCTTCAAAGGTAGTCGTTTATTTGGAAGGGCCACCTCCAGGAACTGACATTCTTGTAAATAGTTTCCTAATAAAACATGCAGCAAAACTGCCTCCTTCACCTCGTCCACCTAATAAG AATGTGCCTTATGGTGTGAATGCAATTCGGAACACTAATCTTAATGATGGCCTAAATGGGTGGTTTCCACTTGGTCAATGTACTTTGTCCATTGGTACTGGTTCACCTCGTATAGTTCCTCAAATGGCAAGAGATTCCCTTGGAGCCTATGAACCTCTAAGTGGTCGCTATATTCTTGTGACGAACCGAACACAAACCTGGATGGGGCCAGCTCAAATGATCACAGATGAACTGAATACCTACTTAACATACCAAGTATCTGCTTGGGTTCGACTTGGTTCTGGAATAACTAGCCCTCAAAATGTGAATATTGCTCTTAGTGTTGATGGTCAGTGGGTCAATGGGGGTCAAACTGAAATTGGGGATGACCGGTGGCATGAAATTGGGGGTTCTTTTAGGGTCGAGAAGCAGCCTTCTAAAACTATGGTTTACATTCAAGGTCCTTCTGCAGGTGTTGACTTGATGATAGCAGGACTTCagattttcccagttgatagGAGAGCAAGATTTAAACACTTAAGGAGGCAGACGGATAAG TTACGCAAACGTGACGTCGTTTTGAAATTCTCTGGATCGCCTACTTCAGACACCTTTGTTAAagtcaaacaaacacaaaacAGTTTCCCCTTCGGAACATGCATTAGTAGAACCAACATAGACAATGAAgactttgttgatttctttgtaaAGAATTTCAACTGGGCTGTGTTTGGAAACGAGTTGAAGTGGTATTGGACAGAGGCACAGCAAGGTAACTTCAATTACAACGATGCTGATGACCTACTGGATTTATGCGCAAAGCACAATATAGATGTCAGAGGTCATTGCATCTTCTGGGATGTTCAATACAATGTCCAACCTTGGGTTCAATCGTTGAACAACACTGATCTAATGACCGCGGTTCAAAATCGTCTAAAAGGTCTTCTAACACGCTACAAGGGTAAATTCAGACACTACGATGTGAACAATGAGATGCTTCATGGATCTTACTTCCCAGATAGGTTGGGAAAGGATATCAGGTCTTTTATGTTCAAAAGTGCAAACCAACTTGATCCATCTGCAACTCTTTTTGTGAATGATTATCATGTGGAGGATGGATGTGATACTAGGTCTTATCCAGAGAAATACATTCAACAAATTCTTGGTTTGCAAGAGCAAGGTGCACCTGTGGGGGGAATTGGAATTCAAGGACATATTGATAATCCTGTGGGACCTCTAGTCTGTTCTGCCTTGGATAAGCTGGGAATTCTTGGGCTTCCGATTTGGTTCACAGAATTGGACGTCTCTGCGGAAAATGAATATGTCAGGGCTGATGATTTGGAGGTTATGCTCCGTGAAGCGTTTGCTCATCCTGCTGTTGAAGGAATTGTATTGTGGGGATTTTGGGAGCTTTTTATGAGTCGAGATCATGCACACTTGGTTGATGCTGAAGGTAATGTTAACCAAGCAGGTAAGAGGTACCTTGCGCTCAAGAAAGAGTGGCTATCTAATGCCCATGGGCATATTGATGATCAAGGAGAGTTCAAGTTTAGAGGCTTCCAGGGGTCATATGATATTGAAATCATGACTTACTCGAAGAAAGCTGTTAAGAAGTTTGTTGTTGATAAAGGTGATTCACCACTGGTTGTGACTATTGATTTGTAG
- the LOC113283414 gene encoding homeobox-leucine zipper protein HAT22-like, producing MGFQVIDGDDNLCNIGLGLGLNTSFDQSESKSHDHADDQKELIRRFKLEPILTLGFSSSDNNNNHLVEAVDRRNYTPSLSSPNSALSNSFSNTNGSIKRSSPSSVIKREKELLLVVGYHEEMEVEKVVNSSSRVVASDEDDEGSARKKLRLTKEQSSLLEDNFKEHSTLNPKQKQALAKQLNLRPRQVEVWFQNRRARTKLKQTEVDCEFLKKCCETLTEENRKLHKELQEFKASKLSQPQSMYMQLPAATLTICPSCEKLGGGGGAGDGTDGPAKNSLTMAPGKPQFYNPFQQHPSAAC from the exons ATGGGTTTTCAAGTTATTGATGGTGATGATAATCTTTGCAATATAGGTTTGGGTCTTGGATTAAACACTAGTTTTGAtcaaagtgaatcaaaatctcATGATCATGCTGATGATCAGAAGGAGCTTATTCGAAGATTCAAATTAGAGCCAATATTAACATTAGGTTTTTCATCatctgataataataataatcatctAGTTGAAGCAGTAGATAGAAGGAATTATACCCCATCTTTATCTTCTCCTAATAGTGCTTTATCAAATTCTTTCTCTAATACTAATGGCAGTATTAAAAGATCATCTCCATCATCTGTGATTAAAAGAGAGAAAGAATTGTTACTGGTAGTTGGTTATCATGAAGAAATGGAAGTTGAGAAAGTAGTTAATTCTTCATCAAGAGTTGTAGccagtgatgaagatgatgaaggtagTGCAAGAAAAAAGCTTAGACTAACTAAAGAACAATCTTCTCTTTTAGAAGACAATTTTAAAGAGCACAGTACTCTTAATCCT AAACAAAAACAAGCTTTAGCCAAACAGTTGAATCTAAGGCCAAGACAAGTTGAAGTTTGGTTTCAGAACAGAAGAGCAAG GACAAAGTTGAAGCAAACTGAAGTGGATTGTGAGTTTTTGAAGAAATGCTGTGAAACTTTAAcagaagaaaacagaaagttacACAAGGAACTACAAGAATTCAAGGCCTCCAAATTATCACAACCACAGTCAATGTACATGCAACTTCCTGCAGCCACACTCACTATTTGTCCATCCTGTGAGAAgctcggtggtggtggtggtgccggTGACGGTACGGATGGTCCCGCCAAGAATTCACTTACTATGGCCCCTGGTAAACCTCAGTTTTATAATCCATTCCAGCAACATCCGTCGGCTGCTTGTTGA